From a region of the Impatiens glandulifera chromosome 4, dImpGla2.1, whole genome shotgun sequence genome:
- the LOC124936160 gene encoding pentatricopeptide repeat-containing protein At1g69290: MHRKMWRKALFTGARRQFSSGAEIPNLYSFLQPSIFALNRKDPSSSSIIPPSSKSQEQTLKTLTPEQQSKLEKTIQFSLFSNDISEAWKSFKSLTNSSSFPSKSIVNSLITYLSSPNDALNFKRAYATVVYFLEKNPNLLEYETVSTLLRSMETANSGAPAFALVRCMFKNRYFIPFNYWGHVLIEISRKNSNFVAFLHIFNDNCKIALDEKLDSMKPDLSACNAALEGCCHDLESVADSDRVIETMALLGIRPDSSSFGYLGYLYALKGLDHKITELEHLMNGFGFTSNSKGSFHSNLIMGYVKSGNLDAVSLIILREDGFIISTINMKTHCEIVKGYFEKDKIKELGELIIETQKFEQPSTPVEATFGYNVISACISLGFLQKANSVLDEMKNSPKGMIGLGVYIPILKAYCKEQRTAEATQLATEISCLGLQLDGCYYDDLIESSMSCQDFQSAFSLFRDMRESRTITDLKPSYLTIMAGLTESQRPELMAAFLDDVIDDPRIEVGSHDWNSIIHSFCKAGRVEDARRTFRRMLFLRYEPNVQTYLSLINCYCAAEKYFNVMMLWNEVKRIGGDGRFKLEHGLVDAFLYGLVKGGFFDAVMEVVEKSQEMKIFVDKWRYKQAFMENHKKLRVAKLRRRNLRKMEALIAFKNWAGLST, from the coding sequence ATGCATAGAAAAATGTGGAGAAAAGCTCTGTTTACCGGAGCAAGACGGCAGTTTTCCTCCGGTGCCGAGATTCCAAACCTGTATTCATTTCTTCAGCCATCTATATTTGCATTGAATAGAAAAGACCCATCATCGTCTTCCATAATACCGCCATCTTCAAAGTCGCAAGAACAAACCCTAAAAACCCTAACACCAGAACAGCAATCAAAATTAGAGAAAACAATCCAATTTTCACTATTCAGTAATGATATCAGTGAGGCATGGAAATCGTTTAAGTCACTCACGAATTCTTCTTCTTTCCCAAGTAAGTCAATCGTCAATTCACTCATCACTTATTTATCATCCCCAAATGACGCCCTTAATTTCAAGAGGGCTTATGCAACTGTAGTTTACTTCTTAGAGAAAAACCCTAATTTACTCGAATACGAAACTGTTTCAACTCTTCTCCGTTCCATGGAAACGGCTAACTCTGGTGCCCCTGCTTTCGCATTGGTCAGGTGTATGTTCAAGAACAGGTATTTCATCCCCTTTAACTATTGGGGACATGTTTTGATTGAAATCAGCAGAAAAAACAGTAATTTCGTTGCTTTTCTTCATATCTTTAATGATAACTGTAAAATTGCTCTTGATGAGAAGTTGGATTCAATGAAACCGGATTTATCAGCTTGTAATGCTGCCCTTGAAGGTTGCTGTCATGATCTTGAATCCGTAGCAGATTCAGATCGTGTTATCGAAACAATGGCACTCTTAGGTATCAGACCAGATTCTTCGAGTTTTGGATATTTAGGTTATCTGTATGCATTGAAAGGCCTTGATCATAAGATAACAGAATTAGAACATTTGATGAATGGATTCGGATTCACCAGCAACAGCAAAGGATCATTCCATAGTAATCTCATCATGGGTTACGTTAAATCAGGTAACTTGGACGCTGTTTCATTGATCATTTTACGCGAAGATGGATTCATAATCTCGACTATCAATATGAAAACCCATTGCGAAATAGTAAAAGGGTATTTCGAGAAAGACAAGATAAAGGAGCTAGGTGAACTGATAATCGAAACACAGAAATTCGAGCAACCTTCAACTCCGGTGGAAGCCACATTCGGTTACAATGTTATCAGTGCTTGTATATCGCTGGGATTCTTACAAAAGGCGAATTCTGTTCTGGACGAGATGAAGAATTCTCCTAAAGGTATGATCGGGCTTGGCGTATATATCCCGATCTTGAAAGCATACTGTAAAGAGCAAAGAACAGCAGAAGCAACACAATTAGCAACCGAAATAAGCTGTTTAGGACTTCAATTAGACGGTTGTTACTACGACGATCTTATTGAATCATCCATGTCATGCCAAGATTTCCAATCTGCATTCTCTTTATTTCGAGACATGAGAGAATCAAGAACTATAACAGATCTTAAACCAAGTTACTTAACTATAATGGCAGGTCTAACAGAAAGCCAAAGACCCGAATTGATGGCAGCGTTTCTAGACGACGTCATTGACGATCCCCGTATCGAAGTGGGCTCGCACGATTGGAATTCGATCATCCACTCGTTTTGTAAAGCCGGAAGGGTAGAGGATGCGAGGAGGACTTTCAGGAGAATGTTGTTTTTGAGATATGAACCGAATGTGCAGACTTATTTGTCCTTAATTAACTGCTATTGTGCTGCGGAGAAGTATTTTAACGTCATGATGCTGTGGAATGAGGTTAAGAGGATCGGAGGGGACGGGAGGTTTAAGTTGGAACATGGGTTGGTCGATGCGTTTCTGTATGGTTTGGTTAAAGGTGGGTTTTTTGACGCAGTTATGGAAGTGGTGGAGAAATCGCAGGAAATGAAGATATTTGTCGATAAATGGAGATATAAGCAAGCTTTTATGGAGAATCATAAGAAATTGAGAGTGGCTAAGTTGAGAAGGAGGAACTTGAGGAAGATGGAAGCTCTTATTGCGTTTAAGAATTGGGCGGGATTGAGTACttga